A single window of Cottoperca gobio chromosome 9, fCotGob3.1, whole genome shotgun sequence DNA harbors:
- the fgf10b gene encoding fibroblast growth factor 10 produces the protein MIRWAAGGSKAASASSCSRAGLGARSGTVTSSRLRSSSTLLSSLSLPLLVALFFFSFSLPGAACHQLRRDRLRLANPRTLRVPLNISETEVVSKPRATGGPLGRTGGPQGRHVRSYNHLQGDMRRRKLFSFQKFFLRIDKNGKVNGTKSKDDPLSILEITSVDVGVVAIKGLNSNYYLAISRKGELYGAREFGVDCTLKERIEENGYNTYASAEWRNKKRQMFVGLNVHGKPLRGKKTRRKNTATHFLPIMV, from the exons ATGATCAGATGGGCTGCTGGAGGGAGTAAGGCTGCCTCTGCCTCGTCCTGCTCCAGGGCTGGGTTAGGGGCTCGTTCTGGTACTGTGACCAGCTCCAGACTAAGGTCATCATCAACACTGCTTTCCTCCCTGTCTTTGCCTCTCCTGGTtgccctgttttttttttccttctccctACCGGGGGCGGCCTGCCATCAGCTCCgcagagacagactgaggcTCGCCAACCCGCGAACTCTCAGGGTTCCACTGAACATTTCTGAGACTGAGGTTGTCTCTAAGCCCAGGGCCACTGGTGGCCCCCTGGGTCGGACCGGGGGGCCACAGGGAAGGCATGTGCGCAGCTACAATCATCTCCAAGGGGACATGCGGAGAAGGAAGCTGTTCTCTTTCCAGAAGTTTTTCCTGAGGATCGATAAGAACGGAAAGGTCAATGGAACCAAGAGCAAGGATGACCCCCTCA GTATTCTGGAAATCACATCGGTGGACGTGGGAGTGGTGGCCATCAAAGGGCTGAACAGCAACTACTATCTGGCTATCAGCAGGAAGGGAGAGCTGTATGGAGCG AGAGAGTTCGGTGTCGACTGCACCCTGAAGGAGCGGATTGAGGAGAACGGCTACAACACGTACGCATCGGCCGAGTGGAGGAACAAGAAGCGGCAGATGTTTGTGGGTCTGAATGTCCACGGGAAGCCGCTGAGAGGGAAGAAAACCCGCAGGAAGAACACGGCCACCCACTTCCTTCCAATTATGGTGTGA